GTGGAGCCAATCTTGTACTATGAGAGGCAGTCATGAGCTCTCAGCTTAACCAGGAGGTGTGCAGCGTGCCTGCTGTGTTGAGTTTGGTGGTAACTTGCCTTATTCATTtctacagctggaaaaaaagcctttagtAGCTGACAGTCTGACAGTCTTGCTGATAGTTTTGAATTTGAGAAACTCTAGGAAGACAATTGACTTGAAACTGCATcctgagggcagagctgctgccaaaaCACAGCGATGCGCTGCTGCCCGGGTGATGCACTccctcagctggagctgctccctctGTCCTCTCACAGATGGACCAGGAtctggcccagcagcagctgtgctcctggtgTGACTGCCTGCACGTGTGCCAGGCTGGTGGCTGCCACAGGGAAACAGAGGACCGGTGACAGTGGGGTTTCTGTTGTGAAAAGAATGACTCAACTCCTAACTAGatgatgtgtttttgttgtggtCCAGATGATGACTTCCAGTCCATACAGAGGACTTTTATGGAGAAGCACTACCAGGAGTTCGATgactcagaagaaaacaagctcatctacacttctatttttaatgaatatgtaAGATACTTTTTCTTATTCCTCACACggttctctttatttttctaaggcCAATGTCAGGTCTTGCATTCCCCCTTCTGTAACGTGCTGGGTTCACATAGAGCAAAGGTAATGTACTGCCTGCTGCCTCCTTGTGGAGCACAGCTGCGGTCTGTGAGCAAGAGGGGCATTATCTGAAGCCATAGgttcctttctctgtctttcacCTGAAAGCTTACACAGTGCTCATCTGTTTAACTTTTCAATAGAAATCTAGCCTGTGGCTTCAGTAGATAGCACGTGTGTAACCTGTGCATAACAAAATTTGCATGTGAAGAGAGTTAAgatgctgtggggtggaggggatTCCtgattgtgttttcttttgttgattTTGATTGATTGgcctctgtttgttttctttaagatcTCCTTAATAGAGAAATACATTGAAGAGAAATTGCTCGATCGGATTCCTGGTTTTAATATGACTGCTTTCACAATGTCTTTGCAGTAAgtcttctgcttttgcttttggtggggggagggagggttgTATGTGTCTCAGTTTTTCTATCTAGATTTGAATTCATAGTTCTCCCTTGCGAAAGAAGTTCCCCcttaacaacaataataataatagtagtagTGCTCTGCTACTCAAAATTCCTGGAAAATTAtgctgaaatatgttttaaaatgattttctgcCTAGATTGCTGGTAAACACAAACAACGCAAGCAAACCCACAACCACTCCTACTCAAAATGTCTTTTGCTTTGAACCTGTTTAAAAACAGACTTTCACATTCCCCACCTTCCTGATTTGTGTTTGTTATGCTTGGTGACTCTGGGGGCTGTATCCTGTAGTCTTAGCAGGGCTGCTCTAGGATCTAAACTGAGTTCTAGAGGTCTGGGTCCAGAAAGCTTTGAATTCCCACTCGGGAGCATCCCCCACACTGACAGCAGTAAGAGTTTTGTGCTATGTGTGCAGGTATATGCCATCTGCTAAAGGCTCATTGAAGTGAATAGCTCCATTAATAGCTCTGGAAAGGACAACTTGTAGTATTTCTCTGCTTTAGAATAACTGGAAGAAATACTGGTGGAATATGAGTTCTTCTGACTTACGCATTAGTCTTTAGAAACCAGATAAAGAAACTGATACTCTTACAGCTTGTGTTTGGATAAATggtaatattttaatgtatatattaCAACGATTGGAAATACTGCAAGGTAATATTTGTCTAAAATTTAGCTTTATGATAGGCCTGTAACGTTCTTGTTAGAGTCCTGGTACTACTTTTGGTACCATGACATGGTTTTCTCATTCTTCAACTTCTTCTCTCTATAGACAGCACAAAGATGAAATGGCAGGCGATATTTTTGATATGCTCCTCACGTTTACTGACTTCCTGGCTTTCAAGGAAATGTTCTTGGATTACAGAGCTGTAAGTATGTCACgttgtttattttcattggCACGATGGCTGTATAGCTCTGCCTGAGAGCACCAAAGGCAACATCACTGCAGTGGGTAACAGTGTTCATTCACAGGTTATACAggaccaaaagaaaaagaacgtAATTGAGTGGCTGTTTGAACTCAAACTGCACCCCTGTAACTTCGTGGGGACAGGTTGAGGAGGCAGTGTGTGTCTCAGCAGCAGGAATAGTTTCAGCTGGGGGTTCCACTTTGGAGACAAAAGGTAAACCTACGGGAGCTATATATCACCAGTTCCCACAGCACTGTCTGGGTGTTCTCACCCCGGATGCTGCTATGAGCTGGGTATGCAGCTGGCAGCAACAGACAGGTGCTAAATCCTGCTTCTGCACAACCTCTTGCTGAGGTTTGGTTGTGGAGATGAgaaaacagatagaaaaaagagagaataaatgCTCTGCTAAGGATTTTTCAAGTCTCACAGCAAGCTGCGTGCTTAGATGTT
The sequence above is drawn from the Gallus gallus isolate bGalGal1 chromosome 11, bGalGal1.mat.broiler.GRCg7b, whole genome shotgun sequence genome and encodes:
- the LOC124416940 gene encoding ADP-ribosylation factor-like protein 2-binding protein isoform X3, coding for METSEEENFGVAVSSPSDAEFDAVVGYLEDIIMDDDFQSIQRTFMEKHYQEFDDSEENKLIYTSIFNEYISLIEKYIEEKLLDRIPGFNMTAFTMSLQQHKDEMAGDIFDMLLTFTDFLAFKEMFLDYRATMRICTKAPLV
- the LOC124416940 gene encoding ADP-ribosylation factor-like protein 2-binding protein isoform X2, coding for METSEEENFGVAVSSPSDAEFDAVVGYLEDIIMDDDFQSIQRTFMEKHYQEFDDSEENKLIYTSIFNEYISLIEKYIEEKLLDRIPGFNMTAFTMSLQQHKDEMAGDIFDMLLTFTDFLAFKEMFLDYRAEKEGRSLDLSGGLVVTSLNKSSVSSS
- the LOC124416940 gene encoding ADP-ribosylation factor-like protein 2-binding protein isoform X1, with product METSEEENFGVAVSSPSDAEFDAVVGYLEDIIMDDDFQSIQRTFMEKHYQEFDDSEENKLIYTSIFNEYISLIEKYIEEKLLDRIPGFNMTAFTMSLQQHKDEMAGDIFDMLLTFTDFLAFKEMFLDYRAVIQDQKKKNVIEWLFELKLHPCNFVGTG